In Pseudonocardia sp. C8, one genomic interval encodes:
- a CDS encoding acyl-CoA dehydrogenase family protein, with product MTTTTGAEEYEALRASVEDFARKEVAPVIGDLYIREEFPYDIVAKMGRMGLFGLPVSEEYGGMGGDYYALCLALEELARVDSSVAITVEAGVSLGAMPIYRFGTEEQKARWLPDIAAGRALGAFGLTEPGGGSDAGATRTTARLENGEWVINGSKCFITNSGTDITSVVTVTAVTGEKPDGGKEISAILVPSGTPGFTVAEKYSKVGWNCSDTRELFFDDVRVPESHLLGERGRGYAQFLSILDEGRVAIAALSTGLAQGCVDESLRYAHEREAFGRTIGSYQAIQFKIAEMEVRAHTARLAWQHAARLMLAGESFKHEAAIAKLVASDAAMDNARDATQVFGGYGFMNETPVGRFYRDAKILEVGEGTSEVQKMVIARHLGL from the coding sequence ATGACCACCACCACCGGTGCCGAGGAGTACGAGGCCCTGCGGGCCTCGGTCGAGGACTTCGCGCGCAAGGAGGTCGCCCCGGTGATCGGGGACCTCTACATCCGCGAGGAGTTCCCGTACGACATCGTCGCCAAGATGGGCCGGATGGGCCTGTTCGGCCTGCCCGTGTCCGAGGAGTACGGCGGCATGGGCGGCGACTACTACGCCCTCTGCCTGGCCCTGGAGGAGCTCGCCCGGGTCGACTCGTCGGTCGCGATCACCGTCGAGGCCGGGGTGTCGCTGGGTGCGATGCCGATCTACCGGTTCGGCACCGAGGAGCAGAAGGCCCGCTGGCTGCCCGACATCGCCGCCGGCCGCGCGCTGGGCGCGTTCGGGCTGACCGAGCCCGGCGGTGGTTCGGACGCCGGTGCCACCCGCACCACCGCGCGCCTGGAGAACGGCGAGTGGGTGATCAACGGGTCGAAGTGCTTCATCACCAACTCGGGCACCGACATCACCTCGGTCGTCACCGTCACCGCCGTCACCGGGGAGAAGCCCGACGGCGGCAAGGAGATCTCGGCCATCCTCGTGCCCTCGGGCACTCCCGGGTTCACCGTGGCGGAGAAGTACTCCAAGGTCGGCTGGAACTGCTCGGACACCCGCGAGCTGTTCTTCGACGACGTCCGCGTGCCCGAGAGCCACCTGCTCGGCGAACGCGGCCGGGGTTACGCCCAGTTCCTGTCCATCCTGGACGAGGGCCGGGTCGCGATCGCCGCGCTCTCGACCGGCCTGGCCCAGGGCTGCGTCGACGAGTCGCTGCGCTACGCGCACGAGCGCGAGGCGTTCGGCAGGACCATCGGCTCCTACCAGGCGATCCAGTTCAAGATCGCCGAGATGGAGGTGCGGGCGCACACCGCCCGGCTGGCGTGGCAGCACGCGGCCCGGCTGATGCTGGCCGGGGAGTCGTTCAAGCACGAGGCCGCGATCGCGAAGCTGGTCGCGTCCGACGCGGCGATGGACAACGCCCGCGACGCCACCCAGGTGTTCGGCGGCTACGGCTTCATGAACGAGACCCCGGTCGGGCGGTTCTACCGCGACGCGAAGATCCTCGAGGTCGGCGAGGGCACCTCCGAGGTGCAGAAGATGGTGATCGCCCGCCACCTCGGCCTCTGA
- a CDS encoding carboxyl transferase domain-containing protein produces the protein MLQEAAPRLGTAVDPSGAQFAANAAAHRDLVADLNAQLATARLGGPEKARARHVERGKLLPRDRVDALVDPSSPFLELSPMAAHGMYDGRAPGAGMITGVGRVAGRECVVVANDATVKGGTYYPMTVKKHLRAQEVALQNRLPCIYLVDSGGAYLPEQEQVFPDREHFGRIFYNQATMSGLGIPQIAAVLGSCTAGGAYVPAMSDEAVIVRNQGTIFLGGPPLVKAATGEVVTAEELGGGELHSTTSGVTDHLAADDADALARVRAIVGTLGPRADRPWEVVPTEEPVVDPAELYGAVPVDSRTPYDVREVIARIVDGSRFHEFKSEYGTTLVTGFARIHGHPVGIVANNGILFAESAVKGAHFVELCDQRGIPLVFLQNISGFMVGREYEAGGIAKHGAKMVTAVASTRVPKLTVIIGGSFGAGNYAMCGRAYSPRFLFMWPNARISVMGGEQAATVLGSVGSGTDPDAIRAKYEAEGHPYHSTARLWDDGVIDPADTRTVLGLSLSVAANAPLAEQAFGVFRM, from the coding sequence ATGCTCCAGGAGGCGGCGCCGAGGCTCGGTACCGCGGTCGACCCATCCGGTGCGCAGTTCGCGGCGAACGCCGCGGCGCATCGTGACCTGGTGGCGGACCTGAACGCGCAGCTGGCGACGGCGCGCCTGGGTGGTCCGGAGAAGGCCAGGGCACGGCACGTGGAGCGGGGCAAGCTCCTGCCGCGCGACCGGGTCGACGCGCTGGTGGACCCGTCATCGCCGTTCCTGGAGCTCTCCCCGATGGCCGCCCACGGCATGTACGACGGCCGGGCCCCCGGCGCCGGCATGATCACCGGGGTGGGGCGGGTGGCCGGCCGCGAGTGCGTGGTCGTCGCCAACGACGCGACCGTCAAGGGCGGCACCTACTACCCGATGACGGTCAAGAAGCACCTGCGCGCCCAGGAGGTCGCGCTGCAGAACCGGCTGCCGTGCATCTACCTGGTCGACTCCGGCGGCGCCTACCTGCCCGAGCAGGAGCAGGTGTTCCCGGACCGGGAGCACTTCGGGCGGATCTTCTACAACCAGGCCACGATGTCGGGCCTCGGCATCCCGCAGATCGCGGCGGTGCTGGGGTCGTGCACCGCCGGCGGCGCCTACGTCCCGGCGATGAGCGACGAGGCGGTGATCGTCCGCAACCAGGGGACGATCTTCCTGGGTGGCCCGCCGCTGGTGAAGGCGGCGACCGGCGAGGTCGTCACCGCCGAGGAGCTCGGCGGCGGGGAGCTGCACTCGACGACCTCGGGCGTCACCGACCACCTCGCCGCCGACGACGCCGACGCGCTGGCGCGGGTCCGCGCGATCGTCGGCACGCTGGGCCCGCGGGCCGACCGGCCCTGGGAGGTCGTGCCGACCGAGGAGCCGGTGGTCGACCCCGCCGAGCTGTACGGCGCGGTCCCGGTCGACTCCCGGACCCCCTACGACGTCCGCGAGGTGATCGCCCGGATCGTCGACGGCTCCCGGTTCCACGAGTTCAAGTCGGAGTACGGCACGACGCTGGTCACCGGGTTCGCCCGGATCCACGGCCACCCGGTCGGGATCGTGGCGAACAACGGGATCCTGTTCGCCGAGTCCGCGGTCAAGGGCGCGCACTTCGTCGAGCTGTGCGACCAGCGCGGCATCCCGCTGGTGTTCCTGCAGAACATCTCCGGGTTCATGGTCGGCCGCGAGTACGAGGCCGGCGGGATCGCGAAGCACGGCGCCAAGATGGTCACCGCGGTCGCCTCGACCCGGGTGCCGAAGCTGACCGTGATCATCGGCGGCTCGTTCGGGGCCGGGAACTACGCGATGTGCGGGCGGGCGTACTCGCCGCGGTTCCTGTTCATGTGGCCGAACGCCCGGATCTCGGTGATGGGCGGTGAGCAGGCCGCCACCGTGCTGGGCTCGGTCGGCTCGGGTACGGATCCGGACGCGATCCGGGCCAAGTACGAGGCCGAGGGCCACCCGTACCACTCGACGGCCCGGCTGTGGGACGACGGCGTCATCGACCCCGCCGACACCCGCACCGTGCTCGGGCTGTCCCTGTCCGTCGCCGCCAACGCGCCCCTGGCCGAGCAGGCCTTCGGCGTCTTCCGGATGTGA
- a CDS encoding NADP-dependent oxidoreductase: MAHDVNRQVRLAARPTGTPGPDVWEHTIEPVPEPGAGRLVVEVSHISLDPAMRGWMNAGRSYVPPVEVGAVMRALGVGTVLASRHPDFEAGDVVTGMLGVQTHAESDGSGLQKVRPSEAAPPERHLSVLGMTGMTAYFGLFDVGALQEGDTVVVSAAAGAVGSIVGQLAKTRGARVIGIAGGPEKCAWIVDELGFDAAIDHRSQDVRTELRTHAPDGVDVYFDNVGGDILDAVLTRLARGARVVICGAISQYNETTAPQGPANYLSLLVNRARMQGFVVFDYADRYGEAAAELADLLAQGRIHSREDVVDGTVDDFPEALLRLFRGENTGKLVLRLQAA, encoded by the coding sequence ATGGCACATGACGTGAACCGACAGGTCCGGCTCGCCGCGCGTCCCACCGGGACACCGGGGCCGGACGTCTGGGAGCACACGATCGAGCCGGTGCCCGAGCCCGGTGCGGGCCGGCTCGTCGTCGAGGTCAGCCACATCTCGCTGGACCCGGCGATGCGCGGCTGGATGAACGCCGGCCGCAGCTACGTCCCACCGGTCGAGGTCGGTGCGGTCATGCGCGCGCTCGGGGTGGGGACGGTCCTGGCGTCGCGGCACCCGGACTTCGAGGCCGGGGACGTCGTCACCGGGATGCTCGGCGTCCAGACCCACGCCGAATCCGACGGTTCCGGCCTGCAGAAGGTGCGGCCGTCCGAGGCGGCTCCGCCGGAGCGTCACCTCTCGGTGCTCGGCATGACCGGCATGACCGCCTACTTCGGACTCTTCGACGTCGGGGCGCTGCAGGAGGGGGACACGGTCGTCGTCTCCGCCGCGGCCGGTGCGGTCGGCAGCATCGTCGGGCAGCTCGCGAAGACCCGGGGTGCCCGGGTGATCGGGATCGCGGGCGGCCCGGAGAAGTGCGCCTGGATCGTCGACGAGCTCGGGTTCGACGCGGCGATCGACCACCGCTCCCAGGACGTCCGCACGGAGCTGCGCACGCACGCCCCGGACGGCGTCGACGTGTACTTCGACAACGTCGGCGGCGACATCCTCGACGCCGTCCTGACCCGGCTCGCCCGCGGTGCCCGGGTGGTGATCTGCGGGGCGATCAGCCAGTACAACGAGACCACCGCCCCGCAGGGACCTGCCAACTACCTGAGCCTGCTGGTCAACCGGGCACGGATGCAGGGGTTCGTCGTCTTCGACTACGCCGACCGCTACGGCGAGGCCGCCGCCGAGCTCGCCGACCTGCTGGCGCAGGGGCGCATCCACAGCCGCGAGGACGTCGTCGACGGGACGGTCGACGACTTCCCCGAGGCGCTGCTCCGCCTGTTCCGCGGCGAGAACACCGGCAAGCTGGTGCTCCGCCTCCAGGCCGCCTGA
- a CDS encoding fused MFS/spermidine synthase produces MRLALARTAAVVSGAAILVVETLATRLVAPYVGLTLESTTAVIGVALAGIAAGAALGGRWADRRNPAAVAATMLVVGGLGVLAVRPAVRVLGPLLGAGPSAAVLLVAASTLVSVTALAAVTPAVTRARLTGLEHSGEVVGGLSAAGTLGSLAGTFLTGFVLVALLPVSAILLVTASACLVLGVVVAPRPRRRDLLRGGTAAAVLAVALVAVPGRCDADTTYYCASVQPDPSDPAGRYLVLDDLRHSYVRLGDPGHLEFSYTKRFAAAIDAAYPPGRPLSVVHVGGGALTMPRWLAATRPGSTSTVLELDRGVLHLGVRELGAGGIPGTAVRAGDARVGLAALPDRSADVVVGDAFGARSVPWHLSTVEFLDQVRRVLRPGGLYVLNVIDRDPMDLVRAVTATVDARFASTLLAASPAELGPGGGGNVVVVASDRPVDPAALATAVRARGEPADVLDPARARAFARGAPVLTDDRAPVDQLITTAQR; encoded by the coding sequence GTGCGCCTCGCACTCGCCCGGACCGCCGCCGTCGTCTCCGGGGCGGCGATCCTCGTCGTCGAGACCCTCGCGACCCGGCTGGTCGCCCCGTACGTCGGGCTCACCCTGGAGTCGACCACCGCGGTGATCGGGGTGGCCCTGGCCGGGATCGCGGCCGGTGCCGCCCTCGGCGGGCGGTGGGCCGACCGGCGGAACCCGGCGGCCGTCGCCGCGACGATGCTCGTGGTCGGCGGGCTCGGCGTCCTGGCCGTGCGGCCCGCCGTCCGGGTACTCGGCCCGCTGCTCGGCGCCGGGCCGTCGGCGGCCGTCCTGCTCGTCGCGGCGTCCACACTGGTCTCGGTGACGGCGCTCGCCGCCGTCACCCCCGCGGTCACCCGGGCCCGGCTGACCGGGCTGGAGCACTCCGGGGAGGTCGTCGGCGGGCTGTCCGCCGCCGGGACGCTGGGGTCGCTCGCCGGCACCTTCCTCACCGGGTTCGTGCTGGTCGCGCTGCTCCCGGTGAGCGCGATCCTGCTGGTCACCGCGTCCGCCTGCCTGGTCCTCGGGGTCGTCGTCGCGCCCCGGCCGCGGCGCCGGGACCTGCTCCGCGGCGGGACGGCGGCCGCCGTGCTCGCCGTCGCGCTCGTCGCGGTCCCCGGCCGGTGCGACGCCGACACCACCTACTACTGCGCTTCCGTGCAGCCCGACCCGTCCGACCCGGCCGGGCGCTACCTGGTGCTCGACGACCTGCGGCACTCCTACGTGCGGCTCGGCGACCCCGGGCACCTCGAGTTCTCGTACACGAAGCGGTTCGCCGCCGCGATCGACGCCGCGTACCCGCCGGGGCGGCCGCTGTCGGTCGTGCACGTCGGGGGCGGGGCACTCACCATGCCGCGCTGGCTGGCCGCGACCCGCCCGGGGAGCACGTCGACGGTCCTGGAACTCGACCGGGGCGTGCTCCACCTCGGCGTCCGGGAACTGGGGGCGGGCGGCATCCCGGGGACGGCGGTGCGCGCCGGGGACGCCCGGGTCGGGCTCGCCGCGCTGCCGGACCGCTCGGCCGACGTCGTGGTCGGGGACGCGTTCGGGGCCCGCTCGGTGCCGTGGCACCTGTCCACGGTGGAGTTCCTCGACCAGGTGCGGCGGGTGCTGCGCCCCGGTGGCCTCTACGTCCTCAACGTGATCGACCGCGACCCGATGGACCTCGTCCGGGCCGTAACGGCCACGGTCGACGCCCGGTTCGCGTCCACGCTGCTGGCGGCGTCGCCCGCCGAGCTCGGCCCGGGTGGCGGCGGGAACGTCGTGGTCGTCGCCTCCGACCGCCCGGTCGACCCGGCGGCGCTGGCCACCGCGGTGCGCGCCCGCGGCGAACCCGCCGACGTCCTCGACCCGGCCCGGGCGCGCGCGTTCGCCCGCGGCGCGCCGGTCCTCACCGACGACCGCGCCCCGGTCGACCAGCTCATCACCACGGCGCAGCGCTAG
- a CDS encoding response regulator transcription factor, with product MRLLLVEDEKPLAELVRRGLAGEGHEVEVAHDGNTGLQQALSGRHDVIVLDIMLPGLSGYRILQHLRDRGVWTPVLMLTAKDGEYDEADAFDLGADDYLTKPFSFVVLQARLRALLRRAGETAPAVLRVGDLTLDPGTHRVHRGDVEISLTPREFGVLEHLMQHTGQVVTKTDILRSVWDAHYDGEVNVVEVYVGYLRRKIDAPFGTHSIETLRGVGYRMSEPASASPH from the coding sequence GTGCGTCTCCTACTGGTCGAGGACGAGAAACCGCTCGCCGAGCTCGTCCGCCGTGGCCTGGCCGGCGAGGGGCACGAGGTCGAGGTCGCGCACGACGGCAACACCGGCCTCCAGCAGGCCCTCTCCGGGCGCCACGACGTCATCGTGCTCGACATCATGCTCCCCGGCCTGTCCGGTTACCGGATCCTGCAGCACCTGCGCGACCGCGGCGTGTGGACGCCGGTCCTCATGCTCACCGCGAAGGACGGCGAGTACGACGAGGCCGACGCGTTCGACCTGGGCGCCGACGACTACCTGACCAAGCCGTTCTCGTTCGTCGTGCTCCAGGCCCGGCTGCGCGCGCTGCTGCGCCGGGCCGGGGAGACCGCGCCCGCGGTGCTGCGGGTCGGGGACCTGACCCTGGACCCGGGAACGCACCGGGTGCACCGCGGCGACGTCGAGATCTCGCTGACCCCGCGCGAGTTCGGGGTGCTGGAGCACCTCATGCAGCACACCGGGCAGGTCGTCACGAAGACCGACATCCTGCGATCGGTGTGGGATGCGCACTACGACGGCGAGGTCAACGTCGTCGAGGTCTACGTCGGCTACCTTCGCCGGAAGATCGATGCGCCGTTCGGGACGCACAGCATCGAGACCCTGCGCGGGGTCGGGTACCGCATGTCCGAGCCGGCCTCGGCGTCCCCGCACTGA
- a CDS encoding biotin carboxylase N-terminal domain-containing protein, giving the protein MFDTVLVANRGEIAVRVLRTLRALGVRSVAVYSDADADAPHVRAADEAVRIGPAAAGESYLSIENVLAAARATGAQAIHPGYGFLSENTAFAAACEAAGITFVGPPSSAIDAMGDKIRAKQTVAKAGVPVVPGSDGAGLSDDDLAAVVAEIGYPVLLKPSAGGGGKGMRAVHRPEELADAIAGARREARGSFGDDTLLVERLVTTPRHIEIQVMADGHGNVVHLGERECSLQRRHQKIIEEAPSALLTPEQRAEMGRAACEAARAVGYTGAGTVEFIVSGDRAAHLETGVGGPTGGGAPRLEFFFLEMNTRLQVEHPVTEEVTGLDLVELQLRVAAGEPLPVRQDDVALSGHAIEARVYAEATAVSGETLTFLPSGGPVLDWTPPDGVRVDSGIETGTVVGSDYDPMLAKIIAHGATRDEALRRLDTALGATTLLGLDTNIGFLRSLLADDDVRAGRLDTGLIARRGAALVETGVPDDVLGAAAGLALLRLEPDTAVVDPFDVPGGWRVGEPAWLVRRLVAGGDDAVEVRVRGRATGFELALPGGRAAVPPPDATGGPAALTGTAPGAQPAWAAASAAQPASATAAAPSVHCRTVAVAPGLIAHTHDGRTRRYAVAHAPDGVVWIGRDGRTWGLREQEPLEAARTASGGDGGPVRSPMPGTVTVVGVADGDAVTAGQTLVVVEAMKMEHVLTAPVDGTVRELRARPGATVAKDAVLLVVDAPERQEESA; this is encoded by the coding sequence ATGTTCGACACCGTCCTGGTCGCCAACCGCGGCGAGATCGCCGTCCGCGTGCTGCGGACCCTGCGCGCGCTCGGCGTCCGCAGCGTCGCCGTGTACTCCGACGCCGATGCCGACGCCCCGCACGTCCGCGCCGCCGACGAGGCGGTCCGGATCGGCCCGGCCGCCGCGGGCGAGTCCTACCTGTCGATCGAGAACGTGCTGGCCGCGGCGCGGGCGACCGGCGCGCAGGCGATCCACCCCGGCTACGGCTTCCTGTCCGAGAACACCGCGTTCGCCGCGGCCTGCGAGGCCGCGGGCATCACGTTCGTCGGGCCGCCGTCGTCGGCGATCGACGCGATGGGCGACAAGATCCGGGCCAAGCAGACGGTCGCGAAGGCGGGCGTCCCCGTGGTGCCCGGCTCGGACGGCGCCGGGCTCTCCGACGACGACCTCGCCGCGGTGGTCGCCGAGATCGGCTACCCGGTGCTGCTGAAGCCGAGCGCCGGGGGCGGCGGCAAGGGCATGCGCGCGGTGCACCGGCCCGAGGAGCTCGCCGACGCGATCGCCGGGGCGCGCCGGGAGGCCCGCGGCTCGTTCGGCGACGACACGCTGCTCGTCGAGCGCCTGGTCACGACGCCGCGGCACATCGAGATCCAGGTGATGGCCGACGGCCACGGCAACGTCGTGCACCTCGGCGAGCGCGAGTGCTCGCTGCAGCGCCGCCACCAGAAGATCATCGAAGAGGCACCGTCGGCGTTGCTCACGCCCGAGCAGCGCGCGGAGATGGGGCGCGCGGCCTGCGAGGCCGCCCGTGCAGTCGGCTACACCGGCGCCGGCACGGTCGAGTTCATCGTCTCGGGCGATCGAGCCGCGCATCTGGAGACGGGTGTCGGGGGGCCGACGGGGGGCGGAGCCCCCCGTCTGGAGTTCTTCTTCCTCGAGATGAACACCCGCCTGCAGGTCGAGCACCCGGTCACCGAGGAGGTCACCGGCCTCGACCTGGTCGAGCTGCAGCTGCGGGTCGCGGCCGGCGAGCCGCTGCCGGTCCGGCAGGACGACGTCGCGCTGTCCGGCCACGCGATCGAGGCCCGCGTCTACGCCGAGGCCACCGCGGTCTCGGGAGAGACGCTGACCTTCCTGCCCTCTGGCGGCCCGGTCCTCGACTGGACCCCGCCGGACGGGGTGCGGGTCGACTCCGGCATCGAGACCGGCACCGTCGTCGGCTCCGACTACGACCCGATGCTCGCCAAGATCATCGCGCACGGTGCCACCCGCGACGAGGCGCTGCGCCGCCTGGACACCGCGCTGGGTGCCACGACCCTGCTCGGCCTGGACACCAACATCGGGTTCCTGCGGTCCCTGCTGGCCGACGACGACGTCCGCGCCGGCCGGCTCGACACCGGCCTGATCGCCCGCCGCGGGGCCGCGCTGGTGGAAACCGGCGTGCCCGACGACGTGCTGGGCGCCGCCGCCGGGCTGGCGCTGCTGCGGCTCGAGCCGGACACCGCCGTCGTGGACCCGTTCGACGTCCCCGGCGGCTGGCGGGTCGGGGAACCCGCCTGGCTGGTGCGTCGCCTGGTCGCCGGCGGCGACGACGCCGTCGAGGTCCGGGTCCGTGGCCGCGCCACCGGGTTCGAGCTGGCGCTGCCCGGCGGCCGCGCCGCGGTGCCGCCGCCCGACGCCACCGGCGGGCCGGCCGCCCTCACCGGCACGGCACCCGGGGCGCAGCCGGCCTGGGCCGCGGCCTCTGCGGCACAGCCGGCCTCGGCCACGGCCGCCGCACCGTCCGTGCACTGCCGCACCGTCGCCGTCGCGCCCGGGCTGATCGCGCACACCCACGACGGCCGCACCCGCCGCTACGCGGTCGCCCACGCCCCCGACGGCGTGGTGTGGATCGGGCGCGACGGCCGCACCTGGGGTCTGCGCGAGCAGGAACCCCTGGAGGCGGCCCGCACGGCGTCCGGCGGGGACGGCGGCCCGGTCCGCTCGCCGATGCCGGGCACCGTGACCGTCGTCGGCGTCGCCGACGGCGACGCCGTGACCGCCGGCCAGACGCTGGTGGTCGTCGAGGCCATGAAGATGGAACACGTGCTCACCGCCCCCGTCGACGGGACGGTGCGCGAGCTGAGGGCCCGCCCCGGAGCCACCGTCGCCAAGGACGCCGTGCTGCTCGTGGTGGACGCCCCGGAGAGGCAGGAGGAGTCCGCATGA
- a CDS encoding transglutaminase-like domain-containing protein has translation MTEPDRAADPVSRFLRLVTGPEPGLDDGALAIAAGARPDPAAAARATQRALMALDELAEGVTGLESLLHRLFTEAGFTGNTADYGDPRNSFLPDVLERRTGIPITLSVVAIEVGRRAGVPLEGVGMPGHFLLRVPGTQRYLDAFDGGRRLDPAGCEALFRATTGAGPDVPFGPGMLPRTSTRQILARILENLRASYGRAKDHAALEWVLRMRLGLRHEGPELIRELGAVLAAQARWDEAARLLESWVDGPGRGSRSGAEVLEEVRLEARRHRAHLN, from the coding sequence GTGACCGAGCCCGACCGGGCCGCCGACCCGGTGAGCCGGTTCCTGCGCCTGGTCACCGGACCGGAGCCCGGGCTGGACGACGGCGCGCTGGCGATCGCCGCGGGCGCCCGGCCCGACCCGGCGGCCGCGGCCCGGGCGACGCAGCGTGCCCTCATGGCGCTCGACGAGCTGGCCGAGGGCGTGACCGGCCTGGAGTCGCTGCTGCACCGGCTGTTCACCGAGGCCGGGTTCACCGGCAACACCGCCGACTACGGCGACCCCCGCAACTCGTTCCTGCCGGACGTGCTGGAGCGCCGCACCGGCATCCCGATCACGCTGTCGGTGGTGGCGATCGAGGTCGGCCGCCGGGCCGGGGTGCCGCTGGAGGGCGTCGGGATGCCCGGGCACTTCCTGCTCCGCGTCCCCGGGACCCAGCGCTACCTGGACGCCTTCGACGGGGGACGGCGGCTGGACCCCGCGGGCTGCGAGGCGCTGTTCCGGGCGACCACCGGCGCCGGGCCGGACGTGCCGTTCGGGCCGGGGATGCTGCCGCGCACCTCCACCCGCCAGATCCTGGCCCGGATCCTGGAGAACCTGCGCGCGTCCTACGGCCGGGCGAAGGACCACGCCGCCCTGGAGTGGGTGCTGCGGATGCGGCTCGGGCTGCGCCACGAGGGGCCGGAGCTGATCCGCGAGCTCGGCGCGGTGCTGGCCGCGCAGGCCCGGTGGGACGAGGCGGCCCGGCTCCTGGAGTCCTGGGTCGACGGGCCGGGCCGAGGGTCGCGCTCGGGGGCCGAGGTGCTGGAGGAGGTCCGCCTGGAGGCCAGGCGGCACCGGGCGCACCTGAACTGA
- the surE gene encoding 5'/3'-nucleotidase SurE, with protein MPLALITNDDGIGSPGLYALAGGAREAGYDVVVAAPAADASGAGASVRSVTDDGHTAVFTHDDIPELAGIEAWSVAADPAYIVHATGQGWFTRAPDVVLSGINIGANTGAQILHSGTVGAVLAGALHGWSGIALSLACGLATPEAPHWETVTGLLPELLDRLRSRPAGTPWTVNVPDVPAAELPPIREAALCATGAVRVRVVHRAPERGPDGVRPGGLRSFVSEDHSEALPGTDVALLAAGHPTVTELVPLGSRPGATGYGRAWS; from the coding sequence GTGCCCCTCGCGCTGATCACGAACGACGACGGCATCGGCTCCCCGGGCCTGTACGCGCTGGCCGGGGGTGCCCGCGAGGCCGGCTACGACGTCGTCGTCGCCGCCCCGGCCGCCGACGCCAGCGGGGCCGGCGCCTCGGTCCGCTCGGTCACCGACGACGGGCACACCGCCGTGTTCACCCACGACGACATCCCCGAGCTCGCCGGGATCGAGGCGTGGTCGGTCGCCGCCGACCCCGCGTACATCGTGCACGCCACCGGGCAGGGCTGGTTCACCCGCGCACCGGACGTCGTGCTGTCCGGGATCAACATCGGTGCCAACACCGGCGCCCAGATCCTGCACTCCGGCACGGTCGGCGCGGTGCTCGCCGGGGCCCTGCACGGCTGGTCCGGGATCGCGTTGTCGCTGGCCTGCGGGCTCGCCACCCCCGAGGCGCCGCACTGGGAGACGGTGACCGGCCTGCTCCCGGAGCTGCTGGACCGCCTGCGGTCGCGGCCCGCCGGGACGCCGTGGACGGTCAACGTGCCGGACGTCCCCGCCGCGGAGCTGCCGCCGATCCGGGAGGCGGCCCTGTGCGCGACGGGTGCGGTGCGGGTGCGGGTGGTGCACCGGGCGCCCGAACGCGGGCCGGACGGGGTGCGGCCGGGCGGGCTGCGGTCGTTCGTGTCGGAGGACCACTCGGAGGCACTGCCCGGGACCGACGTCGCGCTGCTGGCCGCCGGCCACCCGACGGTGACCGAGCTGGTCCCGCTCGGGTCACGTCCCGGCGCGACCGGCTACGGCCGGGCCTGGTCCTAG
- a CDS encoding MaoC family dehydratase has protein sequence MRVFNGVDELRAAKGTEVGTSDWVTVEQGRIDGFADATDDHQWIHVDAGRAASGPFGTTIAHGFLTLSLLPRLVQDVYRVDGVKMGVNYGLNKVRFTSPVPVGSRVRAKVELVDVTDVTGGVQLTLGVTVEVEGSEKPALVAEWLTRQYV, from the coding sequence ATGCGCGTCTTCAACGGGGTCGACGAGCTGAGAGCGGCGAAGGGCACCGAGGTCGGCACCTCGGACTGGGTCACCGTGGAGCAGGGCCGGATCGACGGCTTCGCCGACGCCACCGACGACCACCAGTGGATCCACGTGGACGCCGGCAGGGCCGCGTCCGGGCCGTTCGGCACGACGATCGCGCACGGCTTCCTCACCCTGTCGCTGCTGCCGAGGCTCGTGCAGGACGTCTACCGCGTCGACGGCGTGAAGATGGGCGTCAACTACGGCCTGAACAAGGTCCGGTTCACCAGCCCGGTGCCCGTCGGCAGCCGGGTCCGGGCCAAGGTCGAGCTCGTCGACGTCACCGACGTCACCGGGGGCGTGCAGCTCACCCTCGGGGTGACGGTCGAGGTCGAGGGATCCGAGAAGCCCGCGCTGGTCGCCGAATGGCTGACCCGCCAGTACGTCTAG